The following proteins are encoded in a genomic region of Hippocampus zosterae strain Florida chromosome 2, ASM2543408v3, whole genome shotgun sequence:
- the LOC127595904 gene encoding protein-L-isoaspartate O-methyltransferase domain-containing protein 2, with the protein MGGAVSAGEDNDDLIDNLKEAYYIRSDLVERAFRAIDRADYYLDEYRENAYKDLAWRHGNIHLSAPCIYSEVMEALDLHPRISFLNLGSGTGYLSTMVGLILGPFGVNHGIELHADVIEYAYQKLDSFIKTSDSFDKFEFCEPSFVVGNCLEIPPESRQYDRVYCGAGVQKDHEKYMKNLIKVGGILVMPLEEKLTKITRTGPNTWETKKIISVSFAPLILPKHNANGKPKTVPLPKYEVRTLQELARFCIRHTLQMTTDGGESQSRSRGSSFSVGRGLAVAGLHKYGPRFKRRRVHRRRCNALVLATRQVVGSGMSPAPLDSNNNQGGRVEDEEAARRETSSRRVARGARGLMEEEEMEEEEVEEEQEEERETGELLQVQPAVNVLRERILGLPLPEPLKRFLLYYRNK; encoded by the exons ATGGGTGGAGCTGTGAGTGCAGGAGAGGACAATGATGACTTGATTGACAACCTCAAGGAGGCTTACTATATCCGCTCAGACCTGGTGGAGCGGGCTTTTCGTGCCATTGACCGCGCCGACTATTACCTCGATGAATATAGGGAGAACGCCTATAAG gaCTTGGCTTGGCGTCATGGAAACATTCACCTATCAGCTCCGTGTATCTACTCTGAGGTGATGGAGGCTTTGGACCTTCACCCTCGTATCTCCTTCCTAAACCTCGGCAGTGGGACAGGCTATCTGAGTACCATGGTGGGCCTTATACTCG GACCATTCGGAGTGAATCATGGGATTGAGTTACATGCTGATGTAATTGAGTACGCCTACCAGAAGCTTGATTCCTTCATCAAAACCAGTGACAGTTTTGACAA ATTTGAGTTCTGCGAGCCATCTTTTGTGGTGGGCAACTGTCTGGAGATCCCTCCGGAGAGCCGTCAGTATGACAGAGTGTACTGTGGGGCCGGGGTGCAGAAGGATCACGAGAAATACATGAAGAACCTAATTAAGGTTGGGGGCATCCTCGTCATGCCACTTGAGGAAAAG ttGACCAAGATCACCCGTACAGGACCAAACACCTGGGAGACCAAAAAGATCATTTCTGTGTCTTTTGCTCCTCTCATACTTCCAAAACACAATGCAAACGGCAAACCCAAGACTGTCCCGTTGC CAAAGTACGAGGTCCGAACACTACAGGAGCTGGCTCGTTTCTGCATCCGCCACACGCTACAAATGACCACCGACGGAGGAGAAAGCCAATCCCGCAGCCGTGGCTCCTCGTTCAGCGTGGGCAGGGGTCTGGCTGTGGCCGGGCTCCACAAGTACGGCCCTCGCTTCAAGCGCCGCCGTGTGCATCGGCGCCGCTGCAACGCCCTCGTCCTGGCCACCCGTCAGGTGGTCGGCAGCGGTATGAGCCCCGCTCCTCTGGACAGCAACAATAACCAGGGAGGGAGAGTGGAGGACGAGGAGGCGGCGAGGCGAGAGACGAGCAGTCGGAGGGTCGCTCGTGGGGCAAGGGGCTtgatggaggaagaggagatggaggaggaagaggttgaagaggagcaggaggaagaaAGGGAGACGGGAGAGCTGCTTCAAGTTCAGCCTGCTGTCAATGTGTTGCGAGAGAGGATCCTGGGCCTTCCGCTGCCTGAGCCTTTGAAGAGGTTCCTCTTGTACTACAGAAACAAGTGA